ACTGACCATCAACATCGATTACTTCAATTACAACAAAGACTGGGACGATCATTTTTCTTCGCAGCGTATGAACGGATCTGATGTTAAAGTAGGTACACCTATCAACATCCGCAACAACTCCGACTCCCGAATTTACCTGTACGCCATGAGTGCCGACTTTGTACAACCTACCAAGTTCGCCAAACTGGAAGCAGGGCTCAAATCGACTTTTACCAAAACCGATAATAATACCATCTGGGAGAACCAGTTCGGCAATGCCTGGCTGAATGACGACGGCAAAACCAATCACTTTATCTACAAAGAAAATGTGAACGCAGCGTATGTGGGCTTGAACAAAGTAGTGAAGAAACTCACCTACAATGCCGTACTGCGTATGGAGCACACCCACGCATCCGGCCACTCGCTTACGACCGGCGAAAAGTTTGATCGCAACTATGCACAGCTGTTTCCGAGCGCCAGCATCAGCTATGCACACAACATGACGAACTCGATCAACGTATCGTATCGCCGCAGCATACAGCGTTTTGGTTACGAGATCGTGAACCCGTTTATCACGTATAAAAATGCGTACACTTACCAGCAGGGCAACCCAAACATCAGGCCATCGCTGAGCAGCACCGTAGAAGCCACCTGGTCGCACAAATACATGTTGTTCACCACAGTTGGGTATGTGCATGGCAAAGACAACCTGAGTCCCACTTTCCGTTTGGACCCGGATAAAAAGATCCTGATCAACGGGTACGACAACCTGGGTAAATTCGATGTGGTGTATGCGAACGTGGTACTCACCAAAAATCTGACTAAAAAGATTCACACCACATTTGTAGTAACCGGCATGTACATCAACATAAAAACCGACATGGGCGGCGGTGAGGTGTTCCAGAAAAAAAGCATCGCTGCTAACGCCAACCTGCAAACTACAGTCAACCTGCCTAAAAGCTTTTTCTTAGAAGTGAACGGACAAATGATGACGCCGATGAGCGCCGGTTACGCCGCCATCAACACCATGGGCGCCATCGACCTGGGACTTCGTAAGAACATACTTAAGAACGCCGGCACCTTAAAACTGGGCGTGACCGACATTCTAAACACCAAACAATACGACATTGATGTCGATTACCAGAACGTTAAAACCACCAACAAAATCAATATGGACACCCGCACCGTAGCGTTCGTGTTCACCTATCGTTTTGGCAACAAAAATGTGAAGCAAAGTAAAACACGTAAAAATGCAATAGAAGCAGAAACCAACCGTACCAATGTGAACACATTCTAAGATTAAATTGTAAATTCAGCCAGCTCCCCGTTCCGCCATTCCGGGGGCTGGTATTTTTAGCAACTAACCATGAAGAACATCTTACACGCCATCGGGCGATTTTTTAAAAGTGAATGGAAGCGGCTGCTGGTCATATTCGTATCCGTCGTAGCCTTTTATGTACTCATGCTACTGGTCGCCTTTTCGCTGGTGCCGGAAGCAGCTGAAGCGGCGTACAACCTGTGGCCGCAGAAGCTCTTGGCTCGCCTGGGTTCCATACTCATAACCACCATTACTTACTACGTACTGATTTTTGTGATCGTCCTACCGTTCCTCGATAAACGAAAACTGGGAAGGTTTTTCCTGCTCACAATCGGTTTCTTCCTGCTGAAACTCGGCTACAGCTTCTGGATGGATTTTCATACCATGGACAATGTAAAGATCAACACCGGCAGCGGCCCCGCATCCGCGCGCATAGAGGGTTTCATACAATTACACCGCTCCCTGTTTTTCATCATGGCGCAGGCCATCAACTACATGTCGGCCCTGTTCTTTTCGCTCATCATCGGCATGATCATCCTCTGGAACCAGCGCGGCAAACGCCAGAAGGAACTGGAAAAACAGAAACTGGATGCGGAACTCAGCGCCATCAAGTACCAGATCAACCCACACTTTTTGTTCAACTCCCTCAGCTTCATTTACAGTAAAACGGTGCCGCTCAGCGAAGAAGTATCTAACGCCGTAATGCTGCTTTCCGACATCATGCGCTACGCACTGGGCAAAGAGGAAGATGCCAATGGCAAAGTGGCACTGAGCAGCGAGATCACGCATATGAAAAACGTGATCGAGATTAACCAGATGCGTTTCAACAATAAACTCAACATCCTTTACAGTGAAGACATACAGCACCCCGGCGCCCGCATTACCCCGCTGGTGCTCATCACGCTGGTAGAAAATGCGTTTAAACACGGCGACCTGTCCGACCCGGCCAATCCGCTCATTATTCAGCTGGAAGCGAATATGGACCGGATTCGTTTTTATATTTGTAACAAGAAGAAAAAAGGACCCAAAGAGCTGTCTACCGGCATCGGCATACAAAACGTACGCACCCGGCTGGAGCTAATGTACGGCAACAAATACGACTTTAAGATCCAGGAGGACGAGCATTTCTATATCACAACGTTAATCACTAACCTGTAGGCCATGATCAACTGTATAATCATCGACGACGAGCAGCATGCCATCGACCTGCTTACGCATCATATTGAGAAAACGCCTTTCCTGAACCTGGTGTATTCCACCACGGAACCGCTGGAAGCCTTGCAGTTATTGAACCAGCAAAAGATTGATCTCATTTTCCTGGATGTGCAGATGCCTTCTATGACGGGCATCGATTTCATTAAAGCGATCAACGGAAAAAGTAAGGTTATCCTAACCACCGCCTACAGCGAGTACGCCATGGAAGGTTTTGAAAACGAAGTGGTCGACTACCTGCTGAAACCCATATCCTTCGCCCGTTTCATTAAAGGCGCGCAACGGGCCTTGTCGCTTATACAACCTTCATTGCCGGCTCAACCTGTCGAAGAATCAGATTACATCTTCGTAAAAACGGAGCAGAAGGGCAAGCTGTTAAAAATCAACATCAACGACATACTGTTCATCGAAGGACTCAAAAACTACGTCACCATCCACACCCGCCAGGGCGAGCGCATCATCGCCTTGTTAAACATCCGCGACCTGGAGGAAAGACTGACGCAGCCAAAATTCTACCGCACCCACAAGTCTTTCATATTGGCCACCACCTTCATCCGCATGATCGAAGGCAACCAGGTACACCTCGAACATACGAAAGAAACCATCCCCATCGGCGACACATACCGCGAGGGATTTATGATGCAGATGAAGGAGAAAATTATGACCAATAAAAAATAGATGCTAGCACCAGCTTTTGTTCTTTTTTCAGCCGCCGTTGTGTCACTCACTTCAGCAACTGTTTCGCTATTCGTCATGGCGAGTGAAGCGCGTACTACTTTCATGTCGAGCGAGGCGCGCGTACTACTTTCATGTCGAGCGAAGCGCGTGTAGTACTTTCGTCATGGCGAGCGAAGCGCGGCCACCCTCGTATGTAGTCTTCGCATTAACAGCCGCCTGCCGTGACTCAGAGACTGCCCCGGAGGTTCGCTTCCTTTCAGTCGCGATGACGAAAAAGGGGCTAGCAGTTGCAGAACGGCCTGTTTATTGATGACATCCCCGTTATGAACGTACTTCAATTCACCGATAACGGTATTTACTGTCCGGCCGGCGGCTTTTACATCGACCCCTGGAAGCCGGTGGATAAGGCGGTGATTACGCACGCCCACTCCGACCACGCACGCTGGGGCAGTAAACATTACCTCTGTCAGCACGACAGCGTTCCATTACTGCAACTGCGCCTGGGCAAGGATATTTCCGTACAGGGAGCCGGTTACGGCGAAACAACCCTCATCAATGGCGTGGAAGTAAGTTTTCATCCTGCCGGGCATATGATAGGCTCTGCGCAGGTAAAAGTAACCGTACAGGGACAAACCTGGGTGGCCAGCGGCGACTACAAAACCGAGAACGACGGCATCAGTGGCGAGTTTGAGCCGGTAAAGTGCCACACCTTTATTACCGAAAGCACCTTCGGCCTGCCCATCTACACCTGGAAGCCGCAGCAACAACTATTCTCCAACATCCGCGACTGGATCAGCGCCAACCAGGCAGCCGGCAAAAACAGTGTATTGCTGGCTTACAGCCTGGGTAAAGCGCAGCGGATTATCTATAACCTGAAAGATCATGTACAGAAGTTCATGGTACATGGTGCGATTTATAACGGTCACCAGGTGTTACTCGAACATGGCTGGAACCTGCCACCGGTAGAGCGCATCACGCCAGACACACCCAAGTCCGCTTATGCAGATGCGGTGATCATTGCACCGCCTTCCGCCGCGGGCAGCACCTGGATGCGCAGGTTTAATCCCTACGCACTGGGCGTTTGCAGCGGATGGATGCAGGTACGGGGAAATATGCGCAGGCAAAATGCAGATGCGGGCTTCGCGATCTCCGATCATGCTGACTGGCCTGGCTTGCTCGCGGCGGTAAAAGCCACCGGGGCAGAGCAGGTACTGGCCACCCATGGCTTTAGCAGCACCTTTGCACGCTACCTGACCGAACAGGGGCTTAAAGCCGGGGAAGTAAAAACCCAGTTTGGAGAAGAGGAAGAACCGGTGACCGAGAACGAATCAGAACCATCCTAAATGAAGAGCGGATATGCACCACTTTGCAAGCCTGGTAAAAACACTCAGTAACAGCACCAAAACCAATGAAAAGCTCGACGCACTCAGTCAGTATTTCGCTACGGCGGATGAGAAAGACAAGTCGTGGGTGCTGGCAATTTTCTCCGGCCGCCGGCCGAAGCGGGTGGTTAATTCCACCCAGCTCAAAACGTGGTGCATGCAGCTGACCGGGCTTAGCGACTGGCTGTTCGACGAATGTTACCACACGGTAGGCGATCTGGCCGAAACGATCGCATTACTGTTGCCGGAGCCTTCCCGTAAAGCGGAAGCGCGTCCACTGCATTACTGGCTCGGACGACTACTCGAACTGGAAAAGGCGGAGGAATCCATCAAACAAGATTTCATTCTTACTACCTGGGACGAATTGCAAAGCAGCGAACGTTTCGTTTTTAATAAACTGATTACCGGCGGCTTTCGCATCGGAGTGTCGCAAAGTATGATGGTTAACGCCCTTTCGAAAACCTACGACATACCTGCGGCCACATTATCGCACCTGATCAGCGGTAACTGGGATGCGCGCACCACGTTGCTCAGCGACCTGCTGAACGCTGAGAATGCGCAGACCGACAACTCCAAGCCCTATCCTTTTTACCTCGCTTACGCATTGGAAAGTGGCGCTGACGAACTGGGAGCCCCGTCTGAATGGAACGCCGAATGGAAGTGGGACGGCATCCGCGGGCAACTCATCAAACGGAATGACGAAATATTTGTCTGGTCACGCGGGGAAGAACTCATCACTGAAAAGTTCCCGGAGTTTACGCCGCTGCTGTCCCTGCTACCTAATGGCTGTGTGATCGATGGGGAGATACTCACTTTCGACCAGGCAGAGGGCAGGCCGCTGCCCTTCCAGGCGTTGCAAACGCGTATCGGCCGTAAGAACGTCACAAAAAAACAACTACAGGAAGCGCCAGTGGTTTTGCTCAGTTACGACCTCCTGGAATGGCAGGGCAAAGATATACGCGAGCGGCCGTTACAGGAGCGCCGCGCACTGCTCGTACAACTAGTCGAAGAGATCAACCACCCGGCACTTCGCCTGAGCGCTTCAATCACCTTCGATCATTGGGAAGACCTTACTCGTCTGCGCCTGACCGCCCGCGACCAGGGCAGTGAGGGGCTCATGTTAAAACGCCTCTCCTCTCCTTACCAGGTAGGTCGCAAACGTGGCGACTGGTGGAAGTGGAAAGTGGACCCGCTGGTGATAGACGCAGTGATGATATACGCCCAAAAGGGGCATGGCCGCCGGTCGAACCTCTACACCGACTACACCTTCGCCGTGCGCGACGGCGAGCAGCTTATTCCCTTTACCAAGGCCTACTCCAGCCTCACGGATAAAGAGATTGCGCAGGTAGACAACTGGATCAGGCGTAACTCCCTGGAAAAGTTCGGTCCCGTAAGAACGGTGAAGGCCGAACTTGTGTTCGAAATTGCATTTGAGGGAATCGCTGCGTCAAGCAGGCATAAATCGGGTATTGCACTAAGGTTTCCGCGAATGAACCGCTGGCGGCAGGATAAAAAAGCGGACGAAATCAACACGTTAGAAGACCTCCGCGGCATGTTAGCAGTGTATGGATAACGACAAAAAGTCAGCACAAAATTAACGTTAGCGCTCCTGATTATTAGTACACTAAAATGATGGTTTTTATAGAACAACTATATATAACAAAAAACAATACTAACTCACTTCAACTCATCTTCAGGAGAAAAATTCACCATCGATGGTAGCCTCGTAACCTCCTTTATTATCAGGCACTTCAGAAAAAATGAGCAGCCTTGACGCGGAGGGTGAGATACCGGTTACTATAAAAAGTACTAACTTTACCCACAGCAAAAAACCTTCATAACTTAATTGAAGGAAAACCAATCATTAGTACCGATTTTTGAACGCATTAGTTGCAAGCAACGGCCAAAACAATACACCTCAACTGTCACAATTGGCAGTTGTATGGTTGCCCGCTTCTTACCTGCACTGTAAAATCCGACGCTTTTGAAGGGAAACAATAAAAAAGGAGCATCAAGGAATGACATTGCTTTCAGCATTATTAATGATAGGAATAGGGGTTCTCATTGGCACCTTCGGCACCCTCATTGGTGCTGGTGGAGGTTTTATACTGATGCCGCTGCTATTACTCATGTTCCCCGACATGTCGCCGGACGTACTTACGAGCATTTCCCTGTTCGTGGTATTCCTCAACGCCAGTTCCGGTACAGTCGCTTACGCCCGCATGAAAAGGATTGACTATCGTTCGGCGATCGTATTTGCCGTAGCAACGCTGCCTGGTTCTATTATCGGCGCGCTGGCTACTGGTTACATATCCAGGCACGTGTTCAACGTTGTATTGGGCTGCCTGTTAGTAGCGATCGCCGTCTTCCTCATACTTAAGCCGCAACAGGGTGCTTATGCCACCCGCTTCAACCGTGGCCGCCTGGTAACCCGCGACATCACAGAATCCTGTGGCGACCGGCATGTATTTTCTTTCAATATCTGGAACGGCATCCTGATCAGCTTTGGCGTGGGATTTTTGTCGAGCATGCTCGGTATCGGTGGTGGTATTATTCACGTACCGGCACTAGTAAGCCTGCTTAACTTCCCGATCCACATCGCTACCGCTACTTCGCACGCGATACTGGCGGTGATGGCGCTCACCAGTACGATTGTGCATATGGTACAGGGCAGCTTCTGGGAAGGATGGCAAACCGCTGTTTGCCTGGGTATTGGCGTTATTGCCGGCGCACAACTCGGCGCAGGACTCTCCCACCGCATCAAACCCAAAGGGATTATTATTGCGCTGGCTTGTGCATTACTTATCGTTGGGGTGCGGTTACTGATTACGAAATAAAGACCACGTTATCATACACCAAAGCAGGCCAGCAGGCCTGCTATTTTTTTGCCTGCTGCATTTTGAAGACCTTTTTGTCGGCCAGCACGAACACCAGATCGCAGGGTTTCGGGTCTAACATGTATTTTTCACCTTCTTGTCTGCCAACACAAACGTCGGATCACCGGGTTCGGGTTTACCATGTATTTTTCCACTTACTGCATTTTAAACACCTTCTTGTCTGCCAAAACAAACACCGGATCGCCGGGTTGCGGGTCTACCATATACATGCCCGTAAAGTGGCTAAATGCCGGCAACACTGCATATTCGCGACCAAAGTAGAAACAGGCCAGGCGCATACTCTGCCTTCCATAACCGAACATACGTACGCCGGGGTGAATATGGCCAGACAGCACATATTTACCTGCAGCATCTGCATCGGCGGCATCATGTACGAAGTGAATATTACCAAGCGTGAGTGAATCGTAGCGGCAGATTTCCAGTTCATCATACACCTGTTCGTCCATGATGTCGTGGTTGCCCGTAATAAGGTCGAACTGCAGTTGCGAAAACTGCCGCCTCCAGATTTTGAAGTACTGCACTTCATTGTTGACGCTGCTATGAAACATGTCGCCTACAATAATGACCTTTTGCGGGTTGTAATGCACGACCAGTTTCTGGAGGCAGAACAGGTCTTCCTGCACAATATTAGCGGGTATTGCAATCCCCGCTTTCCTGAAATGCGCGGATTTACCGAGGTGAAGATCAGAAACGATGAGCGCGCGCTCCTCCTCCCAATACAGCCCCTTTCCCGATGACACGCGCCAATGTTGCTCCCTGAAATGAAACGAAATATCTTCCACGCTGCAAAAATAAGTTTTAATCGGCTTCCAGCTGAAGCTGCATTTTTTTGATGCGGTCCTCCAGTTTTTCGCTGGTTAAACTTTCCCGCAGGCTGTCCACTTTGATCGGGAAGCAGAAAGGGGTTAACCGCACCGGCTCCGTGATCACGATCTTGCTGGCATTGATGCGCTCCAGCATTTCTCTCAGGCGTGCTTCTTCCATCTGGTAAAAGAAGGCCTCGTTGTATGCCTGCCGTAATAACAGGTTGTATGGGTCAAAATCGCGGAACACGTTAAATATCAGTGAAGCACCTGCCTGCAGGTGACGATTCGTTTTGCTTTTACCGGGGTAGCCGGTGAAGACGAGCCCCGCGATTACCGAAATATCCCGGAACTTTCGTCGCGCCATCTCGGTGGCATTCACACTGCTCTGCAAATCGATGTTCAGGTTGTCGAGCGTAAAGAAGCCGGCGGCATTGGCATCATCGATCGGTATTGGCTGGTCGGATAGTAATTCGAAACCGTAATCGTTCATGGCGATCGAAAAAGTGATCGGGTGTTGCTGACTGATGCGCCAGGCCAGCAAGGTGGCCATTACTTCATGCACCAGCCTGCCCTCGAACGGATACACGAACAGGTGATAACCGTCGCGCGTCTGGATCTTTTCCATCAGCAATTCGTTCTCCCCGGGTATGTGCGATAGCTGCTGCTGCAAATCGAACAAAGGTTTCAATACCTGTATTTCTATATCCTCGCTATTACCAGCAATCGCCTCCTGGAACTTATGCCGCAACATCTTACCCAGATTAGCGGATAAAGGCATACGCCCGCCGCCCCAGCTCGGCACGATCACCTTTTTGGCGGATGTCTTACGTACCAGTACTGTCATGTCTTTGATCATGATGAATTCCAGGTTACGGCCGCCTAAACTAAAGGCATCGCCGGCCTGCAGGCGGCTGATGAAAGACTCCTCGATAACACCTACATAACCGCCGCTGATAAACTTTACTTTCAGCATCGCGTCACTCACAATGGTTCCGATATGCAGGCGATGCCGCATAGCGATCTTACGATTGGTGCAGGTGTAAAAATCACCGTCGCGTTCCAGTTTTTTAAACTCATCGTATGCATGCAACGCTTCACCACCCGTGGTGAGAAACGACAGTAACCATTGCCAGTCGTCCTCCGTCAGTTCCCTGAAACAAAAAGTACCCTTTACTTCTTCCCATATCGTTGGCCCGTGAAAACCATTCGATACCGCGAGCGTCATCAGGTATTGCAGTAGTACGTCGTATGCTAACACCACGGGTATCCGGCTTTCGATAAGGCTTTGTTTCATCGCCGTTTTCAAGGCTGCAGCTTCTACCAGCTCCAGTGAGTGCGTGGGCAGAAACCAGATATTACTGACGGCATCCGGCTGGTGACCGCTACGTCCCGCACGCTGCAAGAAGCGCGCGACACCCTTCGGACTCCCTACCTGTATTACGGTATCCACCGGGCGGAAATCCACTCCCAGATCCAGGCTGCTCGTACACACCACGACCTTCAATGTACCGGTATGCAATGCCTCTTCTACCCAGATGCGCAATTCCGAATCGACGGAACCGTGATGCAGGGCGATGATACCTGCCAGGTCAGGCTCCTCGCGTAGTAAGCCGTGATACCATATTTCAGACTGAGATCTTGTATTGGTGAATAGTAATGTTGTATTGCTGTCATTGATGACCGGCAGCGCTTTATGTACCAGGCGAATGCCCAGGTGGCCCGCCCAGGGGTACTTCTCAATTTCATCGGGCAGAATGCTATACAGTGCCACCTTTTTATCCAGCGCTGCGCGCACCGTTACGCCCGACCAGGTATCCTTTCCCAGCAAAACTTCCAGCGCTTCATCCAGGTTACCGATGGTAGCGGATATACCCCATGTTTGCAGTTTTCGTCCCTGTTCCGCCGCAATGCCTTTTAACCGCGAAAGGCCCAGTTCCACCATCACACCGCGTTTGCTGCCCAGCAGCTCATGCCACTCGTCCACAATGACTGCGCGCAGACTTTTCAACACGTTCGCATGCTCCTTTTGCGCTAGCAGGATGTGCACACTTTCCGGTGTGATGAGCAATATCTCGGGCATTTGTTTCTTCTGCTGCGCACGTACTGACGTAGGGGTATCACCACTGCGAATACCTACATCCCAGGGAATGCCCAGCTCCAGCAAGGCCTCCTGCATGGCACGGGCAATGTCTTTCGCCAGTGCCCGTAAAGGAGTGATCCACATCATTTGCAGACCGTTTTTCATTTTGGTCTGATACTTCGGCTGCTCATTGATCCACTGGATCACCACCGCCAGGAACAACGAATACGTTTTACCAAAACCGGTAGGCGCATTCACCAGGCCGGAATGCCCGGCCAGGTATTGCTCCCAGGCCTGCTCCTGGAACGCGAATGGTTTCAATCCTTTATTCGCCAGCCAGTCTTTTACAACCTTACTGCCCTTTGACTTTTGCATCCTCATGAAATTACCACAAATCCTACAATAATCGCTCCGCTACATGACGCTGTGCCGATGGTCCTTCAAACACCCGGTCTTCGAAGTAACCAATCTTCTTCATCGCCTGCACGTTGATGGTAATCACACCAAACTCCTCCGTCACCAGCCCCTCCAGCACATAAAAGCCACCCTTCTGAAAAGGATAACGTCCGAGGCTTTGCGGGAAGTGAACGGTATCTACAAAATTCATTTCGCGGTCAAGGAAGGTACCGAAACACATTGGGTCGCCCTTACTGGTACGGATGTACTTCAACGTCACCAGGTAACCCAACACCTTCACCTGCTGCCCTACCTTACGATCGATCATCCCCGCCGTATCATAAACGTCCTGCTGATGGTCAAGCACCTCAAACGGGGAGGCCAGTGGGAACCCCAGCAACTCAATTTCATCGAACGCATCTTCATGCGTATGCTTGCTCAAATGGGGCAACTTCCAGTCGCGTGGCTCTTCGCGGAATAAGGACAAACGCGCATCTTCCGCCACTTGCTTGCGTAACAACAGGGAACTTTGCCAGAGCAGCGACTTTTTACTTTCACCCGTGAATTTGAAGGCACCCACACGGATAAGGATTTCCAGCTGCTCAGGAGCCGGAGCCGTTCGTGCGATAAAATCTTCCAGGCCACTAAACAACCCGTCTGCCTGCCGGCAACGCAACACCCGTTCCATCCACGCCTGCTCCAGCCGGTCTACCTGGATGAAGCCTGTATACACATCACTCCCTTTGATATTCGTGTAGTAGTCGCCGTCATTCACACACGGCGGGTGAAGCGTAACACCCGCTTTCGATAACTCCCGGAAGTAGAGTTCCCGGTTATAAAAGCCGCCGAAGTTATTGATAACGGCCACCATGAACTCCGCCGGGAAATACGTTTTCAGGAACAAACTCTGGTAACTCTCCACCGCAAAACTCGCCGAATGTGCTTTCGAAAAAGAGAAGTTCGCAAAGCTGGAAATCTGTCGCCATACTTCTTCACTCACACTGCGTTCGCGGCCCAGCCGGTCACAATTTTCAAAGAACTGTTGCTGTATCTTCCTGAAACTTTCTTCACCCCGGTATTTGCCTGACATCGCTCTCCGCAATGTATCCGCATCGGCTAATTCCAGGTCGGCAAAGCGATGCGCTACACGGATCACATCTTCCTGGTAAACCATTACGCCATAGGTTTCTGCCAGCAGTTCTTTCATCACCGGATGCAAGTATTCCGTTTTATCCGGATGATGAAAATTATGCACATACTGCCGCATCATACCTGCCTGCGCCACACCCGGACGAATGATTGAACTGGCCGCCACCAGTGTGATGTAATTTTCGCAGCGCAGCTTCTGCAACAACTGCCGCATGCCCGGCGATTCTATGTAGAAACAACCAATTGTATTTACCTGCCGCAGGTTTTGTTTCACGTGCTCATCCTCCATAAATCCCTTCACATCGTCGATATCCACATCTACCCCACGGTTTTGTTTCACCAGCGAAATCGTATCGCGTATATGCCCCAGGCCACGCTGGCTAAGAATATCGAACTTGTGCAGGTGAATACTCTCGGCCATATGCATATCCAGCTGCGCGGTGCTGAAACCTTTAGGCGGCATATGGGTGGCGCAATGCTGGTGAATAGGTGCCTCGCTGATCAACACACCGCCGGCATGAATACTGAGATGATTCGGATAAGCCTCCAGCATTTGCCCGTAATGGAGAATGCGGCGATGTACATTGTCGGTCCCTAACGACACCTCGTAAGGCTTTTCCAGTACGCGGTCGATCTCATACTTCGGCAGACCAAACACTTTCCC
This genomic interval from Chitinophaga horti contains the following:
- a CDS encoding LytR/AlgR family response regulator transcription factor — its product is MINCIIIDDEQHAIDLLTHHIEKTPFLNLVYSTTEPLEALQLLNQQKIDLIFLDVQMPSMTGIDFIKAINGKSKVILTTAYSEYAMEGFENEVVDYLLKPISFARFIKGAQRALSLIQPSLPAQPVEESDYIFVKTEQKGKLLKININDILFIEGLKNYVTIHTRQGERIIALLNIRDLEERLTQPKFYRTHKSFILATTFIRMIEGNQVHLEHTKETIPIGDTYREGFMMQMKEKIMTNKK
- a CDS encoding sensor histidine kinase: MKNILHAIGRFFKSEWKRLLVIFVSVVAFYVLMLLVAFSLVPEAAEAAYNLWPQKLLARLGSILITTITYYVLIFVIVLPFLDKRKLGRFFLLTIGFFLLKLGYSFWMDFHTMDNVKINTGSGPASARIEGFIQLHRSLFFIMAQAINYMSALFFSLIIGMIILWNQRGKRQKELEKQKLDAELSAIKYQINPHFLFNSLSFIYSKTVPLSEEVSNAVMLLSDIMRYALGKEEDANGKVALSSEITHMKNVIEINQMRFNNKLNILYSEDIQHPGARITPLVLITLVENAFKHGDLSDPANPLIIQLEANMDRIRFYICNKKKKGPKELSTGIGIQNVRTRLELMYGNKYDFKIQEDEHFYITTLITNL
- a CDS encoding sulfite exporter TauE/SafE family protein encodes the protein MIGIGVLIGTFGTLIGAGGGFILMPLLLLMFPDMSPDVLTSISLFVVFLNASSGTVAYARMKRIDYRSAIVFAVATLPGSIIGALATGYISRHVFNVVLGCLLVAIAVFLILKPQQGAYATRFNRGRLVTRDITESCGDRHVFSFNIWNGILISFGVGFLSSMLGIGGGIIHVPALVSLLNFPIHIATATSHAILAVMALTSTIVHMVQGSFWEGWQTAVCLGIGVIAGAQLGAGLSHRIKPKGIIIALACALLIVGVRLLITK
- a CDS encoding TonB-dependent receptor; this translates as MRPLLYLTLFITLLTPLAAAAQNGGLQGKVTDTNTPLKQASVTLFKNGKQVSNQLTSDQGAFAFKSLDTGRYSLGISFLGYRDTLAGPFTVADKMLDVAPISMISSAKDLKGVTVATIQPAITMSGDKMIVNVAQSAAAAGSNAFEVVSKSPGVMADQDGNLKLNGKSVNVYIDGRPSNLSGEDLKNQLSGLPASSVDKIELMSNPSTRYDAQGAAIINIKMNKPKDMGVNGTTTLGVTQGRYTRGNAGFTLNYRKKKVNLYGGYDHLYTRQFVETKSNRYFEDDYLIRDGDFARERKNTGNARIGMDYDINKTTSLGVLVKGTLSDRYRTSDNRTKLGFPGQPIDSGTQQRATGDQDILNPSVNVFFKTGSEKKKNELTINIDYFNYNKDWDDHFSSQRMNGSDVKVGTPINIRNNSDSRIYLYAMSADFVQPTKFAKLEAGLKSTFTKTDNNTIWENQFGNAWLNDDGKTNHFIYKENVNAAYVGLNKVVKKLTYNAVLRMEHTHASGHSLTTGEKFDRNYAQLFPSASISYAHNMTNSINVSYRRSIQRFGYEIVNPFITYKNAYTYQQGNPNIRPSLSSTVEATWSHKYMLFTTVGYVHGKDNLSPTFRLDPDKKILINGYDNLGKFDVVYANVVLTKNLTKKIHTTFVVTGMYINIKTDMGGGEVFQKKSIAANANLQTTVNLPKSFFLEVNGQMMTPMSAGYAAINTMGAIDLGLRKNILKNAGTLKLGVTDILNTKQYDIDVDYQNVKTTNKINMDTRTVAFVFTYRFGNKNVKQSKTRKNAIEAETNRTNVNTF
- a CDS encoding ATP-dependent DNA ligase; translation: MHHFASLVKTLSNSTKTNEKLDALSQYFATADEKDKSWVLAIFSGRRPKRVVNSTQLKTWCMQLTGLSDWLFDECYHTVGDLAETIALLLPEPSRKAEARPLHYWLGRLLELEKAEESIKQDFILTTWDELQSSERFVFNKLITGGFRIGVSQSMMVNALSKTYDIPAATLSHLISGNWDARTTLLSDLLNAENAQTDNSKPYPFYLAYALESGADELGAPSEWNAEWKWDGIRGQLIKRNDEIFVWSRGEELITEKFPEFTPLLSLLPNGCVIDGEILTFDQAEGRPLPFQALQTRIGRKNVTKKQLQEAPVVLLSYDLLEWQGKDIRERPLQERRALLVQLVEEINHPALRLSASITFDHWEDLTRLRLTARDQGSEGLMLKRLSSPYQVGRKRGDWWKWKVDPLVIDAVMIYAQKGHGRRSNLYTDYTFAVRDGEQLIPFTKAYSSLTDKEIAQVDNWIRRNSLEKFGPVRTVKAELVFEIAFEGIAASSRHKSGIALRFPRMNRWRQDKKADEINTLEDLRGMLAVYG
- a CDS encoding ligase-associated DNA damage response exonuclease — its product is MNVLQFTDNGIYCPAGGFYIDPWKPVDKAVITHAHSDHARWGSKHYLCQHDSVPLLQLRLGKDISVQGAGYGETTLINGVEVSFHPAGHMIGSAQVKVTVQGQTWVASGDYKTENDGISGEFEPVKCHTFITESTFGLPIYTWKPQQQLFSNIRDWISANQAAGKNSVLLAYSLGKAQRIIYNLKDHVQKFMVHGAIYNGHQVLLEHGWNLPPVERITPDTPKSAYADAVIIAPPSAAGSTWMRRFNPYALGVCSGWMQVRGNMRRQNADAGFAISDHADWPGLLAAVKATGAEQVLATHGFSSTFARYLTEQGLKAGEVKTQFGEEEEPVTENESEPS
- the pdeM gene encoding ligase-associated DNA damage response endonuclease PdeM → MEDISFHFREQHWRVSSGKGLYWEEERALIVSDLHLGKSAHFRKAGIAIPANIVQEDLFCLQKLVVHYNPQKVIIVGDMFHSSVNNEVQYFKIWRRQFSQLQFDLITGNHDIMDEQVYDELEICRYDSLTLGNIHFVHDAADADAAGKYVLSGHIHPGVRMFGYGRQSMRLACFYFGREYAVLPAFSHFTGMYMVDPQPGDPVFVLADKKVFKMQ